The Eubacteriales bacterium genome window below encodes:
- a CDS encoding endospore germination permease — MSKKPVITSLQLLMMAVGSALVFPYTFMPILDSQPGNQDVWIVLFLGFVYVLIINAPMLYLMNKFRGISINDTFDITFGKALGKIAIIPFVLFFLYCYIACIVIIAMFINIYLFPDTPTWGLLIYVVVPVIYASYKGAGTIGRLAFFLVPFTIITIVLFFIFGFKLMDFNVLQPILADSTFLQLNWGAFLTAARYSEILIFFVFSYYLTEKSSINKTYASALTVFAVCFFLMLLPTILVLGVEYAKHSWNPYYSFTSQIEALGFLERMQSINILAWFPISLLKLTMYNYMASTVFADLVKVKSHRYFVAPLAIVGAIISLLPIINNENTVSLLQSDQVFPWVIFPVTFIIPLISLIVYLIRRKKINTIIKQRTEPKELTSNNN; from the coding sequence ATGTCAAAAAAGCCAGTTATAACTTCCTTACAATTACTAATGATGGCGGTTGGCAGCGCGCTTGTATTTCCATATACTTTTATGCCAATTTTAGATTCGCAGCCAGGCAATCAGGATGTGTGGATTGTATTATTTTTGGGCTTTGTATATGTTTTGATAATAAATGCCCCGATGTTATACTTAATGAATAAATTTAGAGGCATAAGCATAAATGATACATTTGATATCACCTTCGGGAAAGCTTTGGGAAAAATTGCGATAATTCCATTTGTATTGTTCTTCTTATATTGTTATATAGCATGCATAGTGATAATAGCCATGTTTATAAACATCTATTTGTTTCCGGATACACCTACATGGGGGTTGCTTATATATGTGGTCGTCCCGGTTATTTACGCATCTTATAAGGGTGCAGGGACAATCGGCCGGCTTGCCTTTTTTTTAGTACCGTTCACTATAATTACGATAGTATTATTTTTTATATTTGGATTTAAATTAATGGACTTTAATGTTCTGCAGCCGATATTGGCAGATTCTACATTTCTTCAATTAAATTGGGGCGCATTTTTAACAGCAGCAAGATATTCTGAAATACTTATATTTTTTGTTTTTTCTTATTATCTTACTGAAAAGTCGAGCATTAATAAAACGTATGCATCGGCTTTGACTGTATTTGCGGTTTGTTTTTTTTTGATGCTTCTACCTACAATATTGGTCTTAGGTGTCGAATACGCAAAACATTCGTGGAACCCATATTATTCATTTACCAGCCAAATCGAAGCGCTTGGCTTTTTAGAAAGAATGCAGTCTATAAATATATTGGCATGGTTCCCTATATCTTTGCTTAAATTAACGATGTATAATTATATGGCAAGTACTGTATTTGCAGATTTAGTAAAAGTAAAATCACATAGATATTTTGTAGCGCCGCTGGCCATAGTAGGGGCGATAATATCACTTCTACCGATAATCAATAACGAAAATACAGTTAGTTTATTACAATCAGATCAAGTTTTCCCATGGGTGATTTTCCCCGTAACGTTTATAATACCATTAATATCCCTAATAGTATATCTTATCAGAAGAAAGAAAATAAATACGATTATCAAACAAAGGACTGAACCTAAAGAACTTACTTCAAATAATAATTAA
- a CDS encoding DUF6385 domain-containing protein: protein MVGKCYDDQIISSYMTFPGIVLKENEFLDKALLKMYCKRACGVNKCININIDKDDIKMPVIDTGFYEWDVTELIKTNISDHFRLCAYTNDEIKRCGLKEFEALNPNMKPQITLFIGSKSEHEKHVTNIVKEYISTNSQQHSEWIECTSLKNYYYFIKNQGHGSVEIFSEISPDRTLFTPDSGTMLVGPHETFYLQPIRASRFVRLAFKNHIFISATPIKVWFQGI, encoded by the coding sequence ATGGTCGGTAAGTGTTATGACGACCAGATAATTTCTTCATATATGACATTCCCAGGCATTGTTTTAAAGGAGAATGAGTTTTTAGATAAAGCACTTCTTAAGATGTACTGTAAAAGGGCTTGCGGAGTAAATAAATGCATCAATATAAATATCGATAAAGACGATATTAAGATGCCGGTAATAGATACGGGCTTCTATGAATGGGATGTAACGGAACTGATAAAGACAAATATATCAGATCACTTTAGGCTATGCGCATATACCAACGATGAAATAAAAAGATGCGGGTTGAAAGAATTTGAAGCTTTAAATCCAAATATGAAACCTCAAATAACTTTATTTATAGGCAGCAAGTCAGAACATGAAAAACATGTAACTAACATTGTTAAAGAATATATTTCAACAAACAGCCAGCAGCATTCGGAGTGGATAGAATGTACTTCGTTAAAGAATTACTATTACTTCATTAAAAACCAAGGACATGGTAGTGTAGAAATATTTAGTGAGATAAGTCCGGACAGAACTCTTTTTACTCCGGATTCGGGAACAATGCTAGTAGGGCCGCATGAGACGTTTTACCTTCAACCAATAAGAGCCAGCCGCTTTGTGCGGCTGGCATTTAAAAATCATATTTTTATTAGCGCAACTCCTATTAAAGTTTGGTTTCAAGGGATATGA
- a CDS encoding spore germination protein produces the protein MVNIFNFKSKKRQNENESKNDERKQPIPLRISVCEKLVKDIFGNSSDIVIQSFNTVKEPAMIIYVDGLVNKDLIDRDILKPLKANDFTGDVSLSIKAVYTEAHDIDTFVNCVMDAQVAVFYENSKKVYIVEFRGWDKRGVSEPDAENVIRGPKEGFNESIRTNTALLRRKIKTPKLILESLILGKQSKTSIVLAYIEGIVNEEVLKELKKRISKINTDIILESGNIEQYIDEHNFLPISSIGITQKPDVAAMRIAEGRVAILCDGTPHVLTVPELFIENIHTAEDYYFRSVYSTIIRILRVIAMFISVMLPGLAVAIITYNEEMIPSVFLTSIITATQKTPMPVFAEVFLLSLMFELLREAGTRMPKSVGSAITIVGSLIIGEAAVSAGIVSAPIVIIVALTAVTSFMIPNLLEFILIYRTFYWLLGTTMGLIGIGAGFFIMMTQLISTDSFGIPILSSFSKNELKDSVLKLPFKSLRYRPTSIAKNNIKRRG, from the coding sequence GTGGTTAATATTTTCAATTTTAAAAGTAAAAAAAGACAAAATGAAAACGAATCAAAAAATGATGAAAGAAAACAACCTATCCCGTTACGTATATCAGTATGCGAAAAGCTGGTCAAGGATATCTTTGGGAATAGTTCAGATATTGTAATACAATCATTTAATACGGTAAAAGAACCTGCCATGATCATATATGTAGACGGGCTGGTAAACAAGGACTTAATAGATAGAGATATTTTAAAACCGTTAAAGGCCAATGACTTTACAGGTGATGTCAGCTTATCAATCAAGGCTGTTTATACTGAGGCCCATGATATAGATACATTTGTAAATTGTGTTATGGACGCTCAGGTAGCCGTTTTTTATGAGAATAGTAAAAAAGTCTATATAGTTGAATTCAGAGGGTGGGATAAGCGAGGCGTATCGGAACCCGATGCAGAAAATGTCATACGCGGCCCTAAAGAAGGCTTTAACGAAAGTATAAGAACGAATACTGCGTTACTGAGAAGAAAAATCAAAACGCCTAAGTTGATACTTGAAAGCTTGATTTTAGGCAAACAAAGCAAAACATCTATTGTACTTGCATACATAGAAGGTATAGTCAATGAGGAAGTTTTAAAGGAACTAAAAAAACGTATTTCAAAGATAAATACGGACATAATTTTAGAATCCGGAAACATTGAGCAATATATTGACGAACATAATTTTTTGCCGATATCCAGCATTGGAATAACCCAAAAACCAGATGTAGCGGCTATGAGGATAGCGGAAGGAAGAGTCGCTATTTTATGTGATGGTACACCACATGTTTTAACTGTACCTGAATTATTCATAGAAAATATACATACAGCTGAGGATTATTATTTTAGAAGTGTATATTCAACAATCATAAGGATACTAAGAGTAATAGCAATGTTTATTTCAGTAATGCTTCCTGGATTGGCCGTAGCTATTATTACATATAACGAAGAAATGATACCTTCAGTATTTCTAACTAGTATAATAACTGCAACTCAAAAAACTCCAATGCCGGTCTTTGCAGAGGTTTTTTTGCTTTCGCTAATGTTTGAACTGCTAAGGGAGGCAGGTACCAGGATGCCTAAGTCCGTTGGCTCGGCAATAACGATAGTGGGTTCCCTGATAATAGGAGAGGCGGCAGTAAGTGCCGGTATTGTCAGCGCACCGATAGTAATTATAGTTGCTTTAACTGCAGTTACCAGTTTCATGATACCAAATTTGCTTGAATTTATATTGATATATAGGACGTTTTACTGGCTGCTCGGTACAACTATGGGGCTTATAGGTATAGGAGCTGGGTTTTTTATAATGATGACGCAGTTAATATCGACGGATTCATTTGGCATACCTATTCTTTCTTCATTTTCTAAAAATGAGCTTAAAGATAGCGTTCTAAAACTTCCATTTAAATCTCTAAGATATAGGCCTACCTCTATTGCTAAAAATAATATTAAAAGAAGAGGATAA
- a CDS encoding cyclodeaminase/cyclohydrolase family protein — protein sequence MKEPINVFIEKLSSKEPTPGGGGASALIGAIGVALCSMVANLTSGKKKYEAFKGDVDKIITRTTSSIEKLLSLIQEDAEAFKPLAEAYSIPKDEPGRDIILEQALNTACSVPLKILDEITSILDIIEELPDKGTKLAISDVGVAACACRAALEGAVFNVYINTKLMKDKAAASKINGDAGKLVSDGVARCKKVYERILNELR from the coding sequence GTGAAAGAGCCTATAAATGTATTCATTGAAAAGCTTTCATCTAAAGAACCAACACCTGGTGGCGGGGGCGCTAGTGCTTTGATCGGTGCAATAGGTGTTGCATTATGCTCTATGGTGGCTAATTTGACATCTGGGAAAAAGAAATACGAGGCTTTTAAAGGTGACGTTGATAAAATTATAACTAGAACAACGTCATCAATCGAAAAACTCTTATCGTTAATACAAGAAGATGCTGAGGCTTTTAAACCGCTTGCTGAAGCATATTCTATACCTAAAGATGAACCTGGCAGGGATATAATATTAGAGCAGGCCTTAAATACCGCATGCTCGGTTCCTCTGAAAATTTTAGATGAGATTACAAGCATCCTCGACATTATCGAAGAGCTACCTGATAAAGGGACAAAGCTTGCCATTAGTGATGTCGGAGTAGCTGCATGTGCATGCCGGGCTGCATTGGAGGGCGCCGTATTTAACGTTTATATAAATACAAAGCTTATGAAAGACAAAGCAGCCGCAAGCAAAATAAACGGCGATGCAGGCAAGTTGGTTAGCGATGGAGTTGCCAGATGTAAAAAAGTTTATGAGCGCATACTGAATGAATTGAGGTGA
- a CDS encoding sodium ion-translocating decarboxylase subunit beta encodes MSISLTDALQKIFTESGFATITWQQGVMLIIACVLIYLAIVKKYEPLLLLPIAFGMLLANLPLAGLMDAPANGSEEPGGLLYYLYYGVKKGIYPSLIFLGIGAMTDFGPLLARPSSLILGAAAQFGIYIAFSLAVTLGFTPSEAASIGIIGGADGPTAIYITTRLAPDLLPAVAIAAYSYMALIPLIQPPIMRFLTTKKERETEMVQLRKVSKIEKIAFPIVVSVLCILLLPSVAPLIGMFMLGNLFRESGVVERLSDTVQNALINTVTIFLGVTVGATANAERFLRPETLMIIGLGLLAFTFSTIGGVLIGKIMYLLTGGKVNPLIGSAGVSAVPMAARVSQTEGQRARPGNYLLMHAMGPNVAGVIGSAVAAGVFLALFG; translated from the coding sequence ATGTCGATATCTTTAACCGATGCATTGCAAAAAATTTTTACAGAATCCGGTTTTGCAACTATTACATGGCAGCAGGGAGTTATGCTGATAATTGCCTGCGTACTTATATACCTTGCCATAGTAAAGAAATATGAACCATTATTGCTCTTGCCTATTGCGTTTGGAATGCTTCTTGCAAACCTCCCGCTAGCGGGGCTTATGGATGCGCCTGCCAATGGCTCTGAAGAGCCGGGAGGGCTTTTATACTACCTTTATTACGGCGTAAAAAAAGGAATATATCCATCCCTTATATTTTTAGGCATAGGTGCAATGACAGATTTTGGGCCTTTACTGGCGCGGCCTTCTAGTTTGATACTTGGAGCAGCCGCACAGTTTGGCATATACATTGCTTTTTCACTGGCTGTTACACTCGGTTTCACGCCGAGCGAGGCGGCTTCTATCGGAATTATCGGAGGTGCAGACGGACCTACCGCCATTTATATAACAACAAGGCTTGCACCGGATTTGCTTCCGGCTGTTGCTATAGCCGCATATTCATATATGGCGCTTATACCGCTTATTCAGCCACCTATAATGCGGTTTTTGACTACGAAAAAAGAGCGGGAAACAGAGATGGTACAGCTTAGAAAAGTAAGTAAAATAGAAAAGATTGCTTTTCCGATAGTTGTTTCTGTACTCTGCATTTTGCTGCTTCCTTCCGTAGCGCCTTTAATAGGTATGTTCATGCTTGGCAATTTGTTTAGGGAATCCGGAGTAGTTGAAAGGCTTTCAGATACTGTGCAGAATGCACTTATCAATACTGTTACCATATTCCTTGGCGTAACAGTTGGCGCGACAGCCAACGCAGAGCGATTTTTACGCCCGGAGACTCTTATGATAATCGGCCTTGGGCTGTTAGCTTTTACATTCAGCACAATAGGTGGTGTACTGATAGGAAAAATTATGTATTTATTGACAGGTGGCAAAGTAAACCCGTTAATAGGTTCGGCTGGCGTGTCTGCAGTACCTATGGCAGCAAGGGTATCCCAGACTGAAGGACAAAGGGCAAGGCCTGGTAACTATCTCTTGATGCACGCAATGGGGCCGAACGTAGCAGGAGTAATAGGCTCGGCAGTTGCTGCAGGCGTTTTCTTAGCATTATTTGGCTAA
- a CDS encoding pyruvate carboxylase subunit B — protein sequence MKVNITETVLRDANQSLIATRMSFSDFEGILETMDKAGYYSLECWGGATFDSCLRYLNEDPWERLRKIRAKVKNTKLQMLLRGQNILGYKHYPDDVLKGFIAHAVDDGMDIFRIFDALNDFRNIEVSINETKKRKAHAQGTISYTTSPIHSLEKYAAMGTQLEDMGVDSICIKDMAGIMGPKEAYDLVKALAESVKVPIILHTHSTTGLAPMTYLKAIEAGCTGIDCAISSFSGGTSQPSTETMDYALKQLGYETGLNEKILKNINDFFKPIKQRYIESGVLNTFVMGTDTDALNYQVPGGMLSNLIAQLKAQNSLDRLEEVLAEIPNVRKDLGYPPLVTPMSQMVGVQAVVNVLQGERYKSVSKEVKSYLRGEYGRAPGEIDKALLKKVLGDDKPIKVRFADTLEPEFTKTKKQLGSLAKNDEDVLSYIAFPQIAEKFFKDREDSKAVKVKYSIVKK from the coding sequence ATGAAAGTAAACATCACTGAAACAGTTTTAAGAGATGCTAACCAGTCGCTTATCGCAACTAGAATGTCGTTTTCCGATTTTGAGGGTATACTTGAAACCATGGATAAAGCGGGCTATTATTCACTTGAGTGTTGGGGTGGCGCAACATTTGATTCCTGTTTGAGATATTTAAATGAAGACCCGTGGGAACGTCTTAGGAAAATAAGGGCAAAAGTCAAGAATACCAAATTACAAATGCTTTTAAGAGGCCAGAATATTCTTGGTTATAAACACTATCCAGACGATGTATTGAAGGGCTTTATTGCCCATGCAGTGGACGATGGTATGGATATATTCAGGATTTTTGACGCCCTAAATGATTTTAGAAATATTGAAGTTTCTATAAATGAGACTAAAAAGCGAAAAGCACATGCACAAGGCACAATAAGTTATACAACAAGCCCAATTCATAGTTTAGAAAAATATGCAGCTATGGGCACTCAGTTAGAAGACATGGGAGTCGATTCTATATGTATTAAGGATATGGCTGGGATAATGGGCCCAAAGGAGGCATATGACCTCGTTAAGGCTTTGGCGGAAAGCGTAAAAGTCCCGATAATCCTCCATACACATTCAACGACAGGGCTAGCGCCAATGACTTATTTAAAAGCCATTGAAGCAGGTTGTACGGGGATAGACTGTGCTATCTCATCATTTTCGGGAGGTACGTCCCAGCCTTCCACCGAAACGATGGATTATGCACTTAAACAGTTAGGATATGAGACCGGATTAAATGAAAAGATCTTAAAAAATATAAACGATTTTTTCAAGCCGATCAAACAAAGATACATTGAGTCTGGTGTTTTGAATACATTTGTCATGGGTACAGATACCGATGCGCTTAACTATCAGGTGCCCGGCGGCATGCTTTCTAATTTAATAGCACAGTTAAAGGCACAAAACTCACTTGACCGTCTTGAGGAAGTTTTAGCTGAAATACCAAATGTCAGGAAAGACTTAGGTTATCCCCCTCTCGTTACGCCAATGAGCCAGATGGTGGGGGTACAGGCGGTTGTAAACGTCCTTCAGGGCGAAAGGTATAAGTCAGTTTCCAAAGAAGTTAAATCTTATCTTCGCGGCGAATATGGAAGAGCCCCGGGTGAGATCGATAAGGCCTTGTTAAAAAAGGTTTTAGGCGACGATAAACCTATTAAAGTCAGGTTTGCCGATACTTTGGAGCCGGAGTTTACAAAAACAAAAAAACAGCTTGGAAGTTTGGCAAAAAATGATGAAGACGTCCTTTCATATATCGCTTTTCCGCAGATCGCAGAAAAGTTCTTTAAAGACAGAGAGGATTCAAAAGCAGTTAAAGTCAAATATTCTATTGTCAAGAAGTAA
- a CDS encoding bifunctional 5,10-methylenetetrahydrofolate dehydrogenase/5,10-methenyltetrahydrofolate cyclohydrolase, producing MELRGMPVVNALNDKLKQDILSLSKQGVVPTLAIVRVGEKADDLAYERSATKRFSSVGAAIKIVELPLDVTQQQLEDTIIKLNEDKSVNGIMVFRPIAKHLDENRIKQIISLEKDVDCMSFLGCAGVFIGDKNIYPPCTPKAVVELIDYYGIDVCGKKVVIVGRSLVVGKPLAMLLISKNATVTICHTKTLDLPSECKRADILIAAAGQAKMITSDYVKEGQIVIDVGINMLGDSMCGDVDYENVSKIVESVTPVPGGIGTVTTSVLLKHTVESTLKSLKNKA from the coding sequence ATGGAACTAAGGGGAATGCCTGTAGTAAACGCACTTAACGATAAGCTTAAACAGGATATTTTGAGCCTCTCAAAGCAAGGGGTAGTGCCAACGCTGGCCATAGTAAGAGTTGGAGAAAAAGCAGACGATTTAGCTTATGAAAGGAGCGCCACAAAGAGATTTTCATCTGTGGGCGCAGCCATTAAAATCGTTGAGCTTCCTTTAGATGTTACTCAGCAGCAGCTTGAAGACACGATAATTAAGTTAAATGAGGACAAAAGCGTTAACGGTATAATGGTCTTTAGGCCGATTGCCAAACATTTAGATGAAAATAGGATAAAGCAGATAATTTCACTTGAAAAAGACGTAGACTGTATGAGCTTTTTAGGCTGCGCAGGCGTATTCATTGGCGACAAAAACATTTATCCGCCATGTACGCCAAAAGCTGTAGTCGAACTGATAGATTATTACGGTATAGATGTATGTGGTAAGAAAGTTGTTATAGTAGGAAGAAGCCTTGTAGTAGGAAAACCGCTTGCTATGCTTTTGATATCAAAAAATGCTACGGTGACGATCTGCCATACTAAAACGCTAGATTTGCCGAGTGAATGTAAAAGGGCAGATATATTAATAGCGGCGGCAGGGCAGGCAAAAATGATAACAAGTGATTATGTTAAAGAAGGACAAATAGTAATTGACGTTGGCATAAATATGCTCGGAGACAGTATGTGTGGTGATGTCGATTACGAAAACGTCTCTAAGATTGTAGAATCGGTGACACCGGTACCTGGTGGAATCGGTACGGTAACTACCTCGGTGCTATTAAAGCATACGGTAGAAAGTACACTAAAAAGCCTTAAAAACAAAGCTTGA
- a CDS encoding biotin/lipoyl-containing protein codes for MRYVVTINDKNYEVEVEKGEASIVKTDKIQAPPVVSKTDDTAFTAKTVQETPKVTVSDGEKITAPMPGTILQIKKNSGDKVSRGEILFILEAMKMENEILAPKDGVITQVIAVKGSNVNTGDVLAVIG; via the coding sequence ATGAGATATGTTGTAACTATAAATGATAAAAATTATGAGGTTGAAGTTGAAAAAGGCGAGGCCAGCATTGTTAAGACAGATAAAATACAAGCCCCACCTGTAGTTTCAAAAACGGATGATACAGCTTTTACGGCAAAAACGGTACAAGAAACTCCAAAGGTTACAGTTTCAGATGGCGAAAAGATCACTGCGCCAATGCCGGGAACAATTTTACAGATAAAGAAGAACAGTGGAGATAAAGTAAGCAGAGGTGAGATACTGTTTATTCTGGAAGCAATGAAAATGGAAAATGAGATACTTGCACCAAAAGACGGTGTAATAACACAAGTAATAGCGGTAAAAGGATCCAATGTCAATACCGGAGACGTACTTGCAGTAATAGGTTGA
- a CDS encoding OadG family protein: MSLISSLQVDAFGIAVVFMVLISLSLIIKLFSKLLSVFSSEKEADKTTKAEEATVNNTGETVARYAAGELKLIDVDEKTAALIMAIVSDESKIPLSELNFKSIRLVK, translated from the coding sequence ATGTCTTTAATAAGCAGCTTACAAGTCGATGCATTTGGGATAGCAGTCGTATTTATGGTATTGATATCGCTTAGTTTGATAATCAAGCTTTTTTCAAAGTTGTTGTCGGTTTTCAGTTCTGAAAAAGAGGCTGATAAAACTACAAAAGCGGAGGAAGCGACTGTAAATAACACCGGTGAAACTGTAGCTCGGTATGCTGCCGGCGAACTTAAATTAATAGATGTAGACGAGAAAACAGCGGCTTTGATCATGGCTATTGTCAGTGATGAGTCTAAAATTCCGTTATCTGAACTTAATTTTAAAAGCATACGGCTAGTTAAATAG
- a CDS encoding DUF6385 domain-containing protein translates to MPIFQESPSQLKSQVYVYDTDTEDIVALTVDSTGSISVTGEVGLASGTEVALAAGSEVALAAGTDIDTVSTVTTLGTVTNDVKVVNGTTGLTVGLASGSEVALASGTEVGLASGAQVALAAGSEVALAASSNIIGKVENELVFTNVDSFGGATPLTSKTVATLATVESDAQDISQESSYNWFIQNEGTLVTQTITLIVEISPDGTNWISDTGTIISLANGVGKMITVTNFLKYARFVITGGAADTSVISCFQAQH, encoded by the coding sequence ATGCCCATATTTCAAGAATCTCCTAGCCAATTAAAAAGTCAGGTATACGTCTATGATACTGATACGGAAGACATTGTAGCTCTAACAGTTGATAGCACAGGAAGTATTTCAGTTACAGGCGAAGTAGGATTGGCCTCCGGTACGGAAGTAGCATTAGCGGCAGGGTCTGAGGTTGCATTGGCAGCAGGAACCGATATAGACACAGTTTCAACAGTAACTACGTTAGGAACTGTAACAAATGATGTAAAGGTGGTAAACGGCACTACAGGGTTGACTGTAGGGTTGGCATCCGGTAGTGAAGTAGCATTGGCTTCTGGAACAGAAGTAGGATTGGCCTCCGGAGCGCAAGTCGCATTAGCGGCAGGATCCGAGGTTGCATTGGCAGCCAGCAGTAATATTATAGGTAAAGTTGAAAATGAACTCGTTTTCACAAATGTAGACTCTTTTGGGGGCGCAACGCCATTAACCAGCAAAACAGTAGCAACTTTAGCAACTGTAGAGTCAGATGCACAGGATATATCACAGGAATCCTCTTACAACTGGTTCATACAAAACGAGGGGACTCTTGTAACACAAACTATTACGTTGATAGTAGAGATTAGCCCGGATGGAACTAATTGGATAAGTGATACAGGTACAATAATATCACTTGCAAATGGTGTTGGGAAAATGATAACGGTTACAAATTTCTTAAAATATGCGCGCTTCGTTATAACCGGTGGGGCAGCTGATACGTCAGTTATTTCTTGCTTCCAGGCACAGCATTAA
- a CDS encoding Ger(x)C family spore germination protein, producing MKKWFLVLCYTLVILIFSGCWSNTEPKELEISESVLYDITDSGKYKITVEVKDTTLQTQGSSEGESINITSGEGDTIPEAIRDRSKNMEKRLFGAQNKVRFYSDEFYRVADLSSVLDSTARDNLTYETPFMVIIKSKDPDLLYTADTGLSGSVGEYIDNLSKTQQEYSAGSVFVTTLDVIKDYYSEGIQPVMGVVEIVADDEDTQKLSTNLSQAAQSSSSSKFKIKYEGLAAFKDEKLVGYLDKLETASFNMLTNNIKSTYTSTLVEDNVVSLKLQNCKSDIKTSIKNGEVTIDLTIDVDLNIAGVSGTLDVNEKAAIKKVEQNFNKQTEIELMSVINKAQDEFSSDIFGFGNYVHSQHPEKWKEIKANWDDCFSKAKVNIEITSSVIHLGEIKGTMSTED from the coding sequence TTGAAAAAATGGTTTTTAGTATTGTGTTACACATTGGTAATACTTATATTTTCTGGATGTTGGAGCAATACGGAGCCTAAAGAACTAGAAATTTCTGAAAGCGTTCTTTACGATATAACAGACAGCGGAAAATATAAAATTACAGTTGAGGTTAAAGATACTACTCTTCAAACGCAAGGCAGCAGTGAGGGGGAATCTATTAACATAACATCCGGAGAAGGAGATACGATACCGGAAGCTATAAGAGACAGATCCAAGAATATGGAAAAAAGATTATTCGGAGCGCAAAATAAAGTGCGGTTTTATTCCGATGAGTTTTATAGAGTAGCAGATCTGTCCTCTGTTTTGGATAGCACAGCCAGAGACAACTTAACTTATGAAACGCCGTTCATGGTAATTATAAAAAGCAAGGATCCGGATCTTTTATACACCGCTGACACCGGATTATCAGGAAGTGTTGGCGAGTATATAGACAATTTAAGCAAAACGCAGCAGGAATATAGTGCGGGGTCTGTTTTTGTTACAACTTTAGATGTTATAAAGGATTATTACAGCGAGGGCATCCAGCCCGTTATGGGTGTTGTTGAGATCGTTGCCGATGACGAAGATACTCAAAAATTAAGCACTAACCTAAGCCAAGCCGCTCAAAGCAGCTCAAGCAGCAAATTCAAGATAAAGTATGAAGGGCTTGCCGCATTTAAGGATGAAAAGCTTGTAGGATACCTGGACAAATTGGAAACGGCATCTTTTAACATGCTGACCAATAACATTAAATCAACTTATACTTCTACACTAGTAGAGGATAACGTAGTAAGCTTAAAACTCCAAAATTGTAAAAGTGATATTAAGACAAGCATCAAAAACGGCGAAGTTACTATTGACTTAACAATAGATGTCGATTTGAATATCGCAGGGGTAAGCGGCACTTTAGATGTAAATGAAAAAGCAGCTATAAAAAAAGTTGAACAAAACTTCAATAAGCAAACAGAAATTGAATTGATGTCTGTAATCAATAAGGCACAAGATGAATTTTCAAGTGATATATTCGGGTTTGGCAACTACGTACATAGTCAGCACCCTGAAAAGTGGAAAGAAATTAAAGCTAACTGGGACGATTGCTTTTCTAAAGCTAAGGTTAATATTGAGATTACATCCTCAGTTATCCACTTAGGCGAAATAAAAGGTACGATGAGTACGGAGGATTGA